Genomic window (Prosthecochloris aestuarii DSM 271):
TGTCGACGCTGCTGTCACCGATATAGAGAATCTCTTCGGGGGAACAGCCGAACGTGGCTGCTATCTGAAGCGCTCCTTCCGGGTCGGGTTTGTGCCGGATGCCTTCATGGTGTCCCATAACCAGATCGAACTGCCAGGATGAAAGAAGTGTTTCGACGCACAGCTTGGTGAATTCATCCGGTTTATTGGACAAAATCCCTTTTTTCAGGCCAGTCCTGGCCAGCCAGTCCAGGAGTTCAGCTATACCCGGATAGGGTCGGGTGTTGTTTTTCCAGGTTCTGGAGTACTTTTCCTTCATTTCCCCCAGAAGCGTGTCTATCAATGCATCGTCGCTGTTGAGTTTTTCCGGAACCGCTTTGCGGACGAGTTCCTGCATGCCGTATCCGACAAGAAGCCGGTATTCATTGAGTTCATGGACAGGCAAACCGTGTAATGAAAGAACGGTGTTGAGTGTTTCTGCGAGGTCCTGGAGCGAATCCAGAAGCGTTCCGTCGAGATCGAAAATAACGGCCTTGAAGATCATAAATATGGTGATTGGTTTATGGCGTTAACAGTTCGGTGCTTCTGCAACAGCCAGGAAGATGGTGTAGGTTTTTTCTTTACCAGCACGATTGGTTTTTGTGACTGCTGTGGCAGTATCGAACCTGATATTGCTGCATCCGGCTGCAATGAGCATCTCTTCGACAGCGGTTCTCGAAAATCCGTGATGAACCTCTTCTTCTTCATTGTCGTGGAAAAAACCGTCTTCCTCATCAAGGTCCGCGATG
Coding sequences:
- a CDS encoding HAD family hydrolase; the encoded protein is MIFKAVIFDLDGTLLDSLQDLAETLNTVLSLHGLPVHELNEYRLLVGYGMQELVRKAVPEKLNSDDALIDTLLGEMKEKYSRTWKNNTRPYPGIAELLDWLARTGLKKGILSNKPDEFTKLCVETLLSSWQFDLVMGHHEGIRHKPDPEGALQIAATFGCSPEEILYIGDSSVDMQTAKAAGMFPLGVLWGFRSEEELRNHGAGALAKVPDDIRKYLSR